In a single window of the Acyrthosiphon pisum isolate AL4f chromosome X, pea_aphid_22Mar2018_4r6ur, whole genome shotgun sequence genome:
- the LOC103311925 gene encoding uncharacterized protein LOC103311925, giving the protein MISFCTEFNDWRQREEISTSTRFVQHRGVKFNKNKTVTTRKYYCHRSGVFNSKSMGKRSLKITGSCKINQCCPSFIRIVVTDNNVNVTYCKTHHGHQNDIKFFPIPSSVQETIADKIKNGVTPNAIIDQIRDNFDNKIEKKNIITTKDVYNISTKFVLLHKYKLHDIDALSADLQVKRFANSSSNPIVFYKTQGTEYPPLDLDDFMLIILTETQKAVLHKFSNGKLCIDSTHGTNQYNFNLTTIVVIDEFGEGYPAAFCISTKIDEVHMKVFFSKIKEVMGCFTPNVFMSDDVPAFWNAWINIMWPIPQHRLLCKWHIDNNWRKNLKKISGSQNVKAYVYKTLRVLLEEPNETQFEELLNSFLSKLEEEPALHNFKTYFERTYVHRKKLWAACYRHQVMLNTNMVLEAFHKTLKHVYLKGKKNQRLDVLLWHLLKSLRDKNFERLIKLCNGGKVNHYVNAINSRHRAAAQINISGIHQVSEITWSVTSETLDQNYLVNKHELCSCKIICVACKVCIHLFSCTCYYYTIKNNMCKHIHAVNINMVDNEVVIPRTDVCNPLITDEVCMKIPITQQLSSVSTESIGNKLYEF; this is encoded by the exons atgatatctTTTTGTACTG AATTTAATGATTGGAGACAGAGGGAAGAAATAAGCACTTCAACTAGGTTTGTTCAACACAGAggagtaaaatttaataaaaataaaactgtaactACAAGGAAGTATTATTGTCACCGCTCTGgagtatttaatagtaaaagtaTGGGAAAACGTTCCTTAAAAATTACTGGATCGTGTAAAATAA ATCAATGCTGTCCTTCATTTATTCGAATAGTAGTTACAGATAATAACGTTAACGTCACTTATTGTAAGACACATCATGGACATCAGAATGATATCAAATTTTTCCCAATCCCTTCTTCTGTTCAGGAAACAATTGCTG ataaaattaaaaatggagtAACTCCTAATGCCATTATTGATCAAATCCGTGACAATTTTgataacaaaattgaaaaaaaaaacatcataactACGAAAGATGTTTACAACATTTCCACTAAGTTTGTATTACTTCACAAGTATAAATTACATGATATTGATGCTCTAAGTGCGGACCTTCAAGTAAAACGATTTGCCAATAGTTCTTCAAAtccaattgttttttataaaacacaagGAACAGAATATCCACCATTAGACTTAGatgattttatgttaataatactcACTGAAACTCAAAAAGCTGTTTTGCATAAATTTAGTAATGGGAAATTGTGTATTGATTCTACACATGGTAccaatcaatacaattttaatttaactacaaTTGTAGTGATTGATGAATTTGGAGAAGGATACCCTGCTGCATTTTGTATAAGCACAAAAATTGACGAAGTACATATGAAagttttcttttcaaaaattaagGAGGTAATGGGCTGCTTTACTCCAAATGTATTCATGAGTGATGATGTGCCAGCATTTTGGAACGCATGGATTAACATAATGTGGCCTATTCCTCAACATCGTTTGTTGTGTAAGTGGCATATTGACAATAACTGGCgcaagaatctaaaaaaaatttctggtTCTCAAAATGTAAAAGCTTACGTTTATAAAACTCTTCGTGTATTACTTGAAGAACCAAATGAAACTCAGTTTGAAGAACTTTTAAATTCTTTTCTTTCTAAATTAGAAGAGGAACCAGCattgcataattttaaaacatactttGAGCGTACATATGTACATCGGAAAAAGTTATGGGCAGCTTGCTATCGACATCAAGTAATGCTTAATACAAATATGGTATTGGAAGCTTTccataaaactttaaaacatgTATACTTAAAGGGGAAGAAAAATCAACGCCTAGATGTGTTACTCTGGCATTTACTTAAATCATTACGCGATAAAAACTTTGAACGACTAATAAAACTGTGCAATGGTGGAAAAGTTAATCACTACGTAAATGCTATTAATAGTCGTCATCGTGCTGCTGCTCAGATTAATATTTCTGGAATTCATCAAGTATCAGAAATCACTTGGTCTGTAACATCTGAAACTTTAGATCAAAATTACCTGGTTAATAAACATGAACTATGttcatgtaaaattatatgtgtTGCGTGTAAAGTCTGTATTCATTTGTTTTCTTGTACGTGTTACtattacacaataaaaaataatatgtgcaagCATATACATGCTGTAAACATTAATATGGTTGACAATGAAGTAGTGATTCCAAGAACTGATGTATGTAATCCCTTAATAACTGATGAAGTATGTATGAAAATTCCAATCACACAACAACTGTCTTCTGTATCCACAGAATCCATTGGTAACAAACTTTATGAATTCTAA